One Mycolicibacterium pulveris genomic region harbors:
- a CDS encoding class I SAM-dependent methyltransferase, whose amino-acid sequence MDTSGALPVNHHADHPGFSGVMAAVCGVVFLLMGRKNARLAADLAGVTEDDHVVDIGCGPGTAVRLAARRGARATGVDPSSMFLRIARAVTPKSANVTWVEGTAENIPLRNESATVLWSLATVHHWQDVTAGLREAHRVLAPGGRLLAIERQSEPGATGFASHGWTRQQAESFAAQCHAAGFSDAVIESNDAGRRAVWVVRARRP is encoded by the coding sequence ATGGACACATCTGGAGCATTGCCGGTCAACCATCACGCGGACCATCCGGGCTTCTCCGGTGTCATGGCGGCGGTGTGCGGGGTGGTGTTTCTGTTGATGGGGCGCAAGAACGCGCGCCTCGCGGCGGACCTCGCCGGGGTCACGGAGGACGACCACGTCGTCGACATCGGCTGCGGGCCGGGAACCGCGGTTCGACTTGCCGCACGCCGCGGCGCGCGGGCCACCGGAGTGGACCCGTCGTCGATGTTTCTTCGCATCGCACGGGCGGTCACACCCAAGTCGGCGAACGTCACGTGGGTCGAGGGGACCGCGGAGAACATCCCGTTGCGCAACGAGTCGGCGACGGTGCTGTGGTCGCTGGCCACCGTGCACCACTGGCAGGACGTCACCGCGGGCCTGCGGGAGGCGCATCGGGTGCTGGCCCCGGGTGGGCGTCTGCTCGCCATCGAGCGCCAGTCGGAGCCGGGCGCGACCGGGTTCGCCAGCCACGGCTGGACCCGTCAGCAGGCCGAATCGTTTGCCGCGCAATGTCATGCGGCCGGTTTCAGCGACGCGGTGATTGAAAGCAACGACGCCGGGCGACGTGCGGTGTGGGTGGTGCGGGCCCGCCGCCCGTAG